The genome window TTTTCGACGGTAGCGTTCAGCTTCACGTATTCCCGGCCAACCAGATCACCAACGGCTTCCCAAATACCACCCGTTCCACCCTGTTTCGGGAACTTGAAGGTGCTGTTTGGTCCCCACGAAAAGTCATCCTGATCGAAGATGATGTTTTTTGTGACGCGCTGTAAATCCGTAACCGCTACCCGTTCGCCAACCCAAACGGCATTCATATCCTCCGGAGGATAGGCCCAAACTTTGAAGTTGTAGGGGAACATGAACGTTTCCGCCAGACCGGGTCCGAACGTAGCCAGAATCCATTCGCGGAAATTGGCTGGCTTGATGTTGGACGGATGTTTATAGTTATGGATAATACCTTCGAGGCATTTCCACATCGTTTCGGGCGAGAGGTATTTGATGTTGTTCTGGAATGGGTAGGGCACGAACCGATTTTCGATCCAGACCCACGATTCGCGCTGGTGACTCAGCCAGCCCTCTTCACCCAATGCTTTGAGCATCAGGTCGTCGAAGTACTTATAGTGCGAAAACTGCACGTGACCGCCTACATCCCACGTAAACCCCTTTTCATCAACAAAACTTTTTGACAAGCCACCGATACGGTTCTCTTTTTCCAGAACTATGAAATCGGTGATGCCCAGTTCTTTCAGGCGGTAGGCAGCGCCAAGACCAGTTGGCCCTGACCCAATAATGACATACTTATACTTCATGGGTTGAGTTTAACTGCCTACGGCTGGCTCTACGAGGGCAGCGTTGTATGGGAACAGACGACAAAACCAGCCGTCAGGAACGAAGCCAATCCCCAATTATCAGACGTTTAGTACACTTAGGCCGTTACCGGTTCTGGCTTTTTGAGCGCTTTTACCTTGCTGCTCAACTCAAGCCGGAACTGAGCCAGTTCTTTAAAGCTTTGGATACAAACCTTCAACAGCTTCCATTTCAGGATGGAAACCGTACCGGTAAGGCGTTCCTTGTGCGTGATGGGGATATCGAATGTATTGAATCCGGCCTTTTTCGCCATAACCGCCAGAAAAATATTGGGCGCGAATGGCGTCGGAGTTGGCAGTTGAGCCAGCAGTTTTTTTAGGAAGCTTCCCCGAATGAGCCGGAAAGGAATATTGCTATCCATGATGTATGTTCCGTAAATGAACGCGATGCTCATCCGAAGGATACGGGTAATAACCAGACGCGTCGGGGCATCGTACCGTTCTTCGCGGTACCCCAGGATAAACGGTGAATCATTACGTTTTGCCCAGAGTTTAGCGAAGTCATCGGCAACAAACTGATCATCACTGTCCGTCTGAAAAACATATTCAGAGTCCAGCGCAACGGCTTGTCTGTATCCGTTCACAACTGCATTCCCGTGGCCTCCATTTGGCTGATGAACAACCATCAATTTAGGGTACTTACTCTTGATCTGATCCAGAATTGCCCCCGTATTGTCACGCGACCCATCGTTGATGACGATCAGTTTAGTGTTTTCGGTCGGAAACTGACGGGTCAGCAAATCAGTCCATTGCTTCACAACGACATCAATAACTTCTTCTTCGTTGTAAGCGGGCATTACAATTGACAGCAGGATGCTCATGCAGCGTATCTATGGAGTTCGTAATAGGTGGGCCGTTTGGGCCGGTCCACCAAAACGCCGAGCAATCAGTCAGCCGCGACGCAAATGGTGTACAGATCTTAATTTATGCAAATATAGGAAATTGTTGGTGGAGCGTCTTTACTCTGAATAGGACTTTATTGAGCGGGAAAGAGAGTTCTCGTTTCGTTCATACACCCGATAAGGCCTGCTATTTCATGAACGAACTCCGATTTAGGCATAATCCAACCCTGTAAGTTGATGATAACGAGCCAGTAGTATAGTTATGGAGCCTGTTCGCCTGTCTACGCATCAGTTAGTGACCAATTGTTACTTTGTTAATACGAGAATCGATCCTTCAGATTGTTGATCGGCTTCTCGATCAGAAACCACGACAGGGTAGCCAGCAGAAGCGTTAGTGACAGATAAAACATGAAGGGGAAGATGTAGGAGCTGTTCAGGAGAGGGACAACATCCGTAATTCGGCGCCAGGCCCGCAGGGTAAAATGAGTGGGTGGCGTGTGGTAGACGTTAAAAACAAAGTTGTGGTATAAATACAGACCATAACTGATTTTTCCCATGTACTGACTAACCGGATTTTCGAGTATCCACTTCATCGGACCGCCGAAGCCCAGAACCGCCCGCCCGATCAGGAAAAAGCCGATGAGCGAAGCCGCCAGCCGCTCCCATACATCAGACATGATATTATGATGGCCCTGCCAGCCCTGAAGATCAGGGACGGCGGGTACAATTTTCGTTAACATAACCACCGCAATGAACAGCCCGATACTAAGCCAGATCCAGCCGGTGTTCTGAAATACCTGCTGGAATCGCTCGCGCTGATACAGCCACCAGAACGCCATGATCGTGCCCAGACCAAACGAATCCAGACAGGCGGGCATGGTCACGTAGCCAATGAACCAGGGTGCCCGCGCCCGATAGAGCACGTAGCGCAGGGCTATGGCACCCACGATCATAAGGATCGCCGTTGCCGGAACCCACCGGCGTGGCACCAGGAACAGCAGTAGAGGAAAAAAAAGATAAAACTGCTCTTCTACTGCCAGTGACCACAAGTGATCGACGGTGCCCATCCACACCGAATAATAGGCCATATACAGGTTGGTGGCGTAGAGAGCAAGCCAGCCGAACGTTTTCCGGACGGGCGGTTCATTGAGCGCGTAAAGAACAACCAGCACCAGATAATAGACCGGGAAAATGCGGATCGTCCGGCGGATGTAGAAGATTTTCAGGTATTTACCCAGTCCGCCATTGGGTCTGTCTTTGAGTTTGTCCTTGCTCGATAGTAGAATGCGCGTAATCAGAAAGCCACTGAGGACAAAGAAAATTGTGACACCCAGCGCGCCAAGCGGTAAATCGACGCGTCCGGCCATCCAGTGGTCGAATAACACCAGCGCGACGGCCAGGAACCGAACACCATCTAACTGACGAAGATGATACAGGGCTGGTCGGGCAGTGGTAGCAGTCGTTGGCGCGTTTGTTTGCATAGGGTTGGTAACTGAGGTAATTCGCTAATTACCAGTTCTTTTTAATGTCTTTTGGCTGTCCCGCAGACGTAATGAGCTGGCTGGTAGGGTATACTGTACACTGATTACCAGCTGAGATCGTCACGACGAACAATTGATACGTACCCGCTTTCAACGCACTTTGCCAGATATCGGCCTTGAAGCCGGTCGTGAAGATGTTGCCTGGCCAGAAACGAGCCTGACGAGGTGTACGCTGATTCTGCCAGACCGGAAACAAGTACGAACGTTCCGGCGACCGCGCCAGCAGATACGTACCCGCATCCCGTCCGAACGACTGATCGACTGATAGACTAGCCATCGCCGAAGCACCGGTCTGAACCATGTACCCGTAAGGAGCTTTGGCAACCGTTACTGGAATAAGCGACTTCTCGGCGGGT of Spirosoma agri contains these proteins:
- a CDS encoding protoporphyrinogen/coproporphyrinogen oxidase — translated: MKYKYVIIGSGPTGLGAAYRLKELGITDFIVLEKENRIGGLSKSFVDEKGFTWDVGGHVQFSHYKYFDDLMLKALGEEGWLSHQRESWVWIENRFVPYPFQNNIKYLSPETMWKCLEGIIHNYKHPSNIKPANFREWILATFGPGLAETFMFPYNFKVWAYPPEDMNAVWVGERVAVTDLQRVTKNIIFDQDDFSWGPNSTFKFPKQGGTGGIWEAVGDLVGREYVKLNATVEKVVGPEKKVVLAGGEEIHYEYLMSTMPIDLFTQRVEGLDAETVQAAQGLKHSSTNVVGIGLKGKPKKSLETMCWMYFPEYNSPYYRVTVFSNYSPNNVPDIEQNWSLMTETSESSAKPVNRETLVNDTIRALLEDQLIESADDVVSTFHMAFDYGYPTPSVERDSILKAVLPKLEPFGIYSRGRFGAWKYEVSNQDHSLMQGVEWANRVAANVPEVTMPFPETANAMWGK
- a CDS encoding glycosyltransferase family 2 protein — its product is MSILLSIVMPAYNEEEVIDVVVKQWTDLLTRQFPTENTKLIVINDGSRDNTGAILDQIKSKYPKLMVVHQPNGGHGNAVVNGYRQAVALDSEYVFQTDSDDQFVADDFAKLWAKRNDSPFILGYREERYDAPTRLVITRILRMSIAFIYGTYIMDSNIPFRLIRGSFLKKLLAQLPTPTPFAPNIFLAVMAKKAGFNTFDIPITHKERLTGTVSILKWKLLKVCIQSFKELAQFRLELSSKVKALKKPEPVTA
- a CDS encoding acyltransferase family protein; protein product: MQTNAPTTATTARPALYHLRQLDGVRFLAVALVLFDHWMAGRVDLPLGALGVTIFFVLSGFLITRILLSSKDKLKDRPNGGLGKYLKIFYIRRTIRIFPVYYLVLVVLYALNEPPVRKTFGWLALYATNLYMAYYSVWMGTVDHLWSLAVEEQFYLFFPLLLFLVPRRWVPATAILMIVGAIALRYVLYRARAPWFIGYVTMPACLDSFGLGTIMAFWWLYQRERFQQVFQNTGWIWLSIGLFIAVVMLTKIVPAVPDLQGWQGHHNIMSDVWERLAASLIGFFLIGRAVLGFGGPMKWILENPVSQYMGKISYGLYLYHNFVFNVYHTPPTHFTLRAWRRITDVVPLLNSSYIFPFMFYLSLTLLLATLSWFLIEKPINNLKDRFSY